In a single window of the Bacillus mycoides genome:
- a CDS encoding NifU family protein, whose product MENPHMQEQVLEVLDKLRPFLLRDGGDVELVDIEEGIVKLRLMGACGSCPSSTITLKAGIERALLEEVPGVIEVEQVF is encoded by the coding sequence ATGGAAAACCCACATATGCAAGAACAAGTATTAGAAGTATTAGATAAATTACGTCCATTCTTACTTCGCGATGGCGGAGACGTTGAATTAGTAGACATTGAAGAAGGTATCGTAAAATTACGCCTTATGGGTGCTTGCGGAAGCTGCCCAAGTTCTACAATCACACTAAAAGCTGGTATCGAACGCGCACTACTTGAAGAAGTACCAGGCGTTATTGAAGTAGAACAAGTATTTTAA
- a CDS encoding YuzD family protein — protein MVNVQVYGTKVICASCVGMPSSTETFEWLQAAIGRKYEGQENKFNFEYIDFQEEQEDEDKKAFAERVVEEDLFYPVVLVNGEIVGEGNPRLKDVYEEIEKYL, from the coding sequence ATGGTTAATGTGCAAGTGTATGGGACGAAAGTAATTTGTGCGAGCTGCGTTGGAATGCCATCTTCAACAGAAACGTTTGAGTGGTTACAAGCGGCGATTGGTCGTAAATATGAAGGACAAGAAAATAAATTTAATTTCGAGTATATTGATTTTCAAGAAGAACAAGAAGATGAAGATAAAAAAGCATTCGCAGAGCGCGTAGTGGAAGAAGATCTATTTTATCCGGTCGTTCTTGTAAATGGAGAAATTGTTGGAGAAGGAAATCCTCGTTTGAAGGATGTTTACGAAGAAATCGAGAAATATTTATAA